In a genomic window of Lepisosteus oculatus isolate fLepOcu1 chromosome 3, fLepOcu1.hap2, whole genome shotgun sequence:
- the scamp1 gene encoding secretory carrier-associated membrane protein 1, whose amino-acid sequence MSDFDSNPFADPDFSNPFQDPSVTQVTRNAPPGLEEYNPFTDARTAPPGTASKVPPSSNTQPAIMKPTEEPPPYTQQQQTQDQARAQAELLRRQEELEKKAAELDRREREMQSLSQQGGRKNNWPPLPEKFPVGPCFYHDIAVDIPVEFQKTVKIMYYLWMFHTGTLFVNIFGCLAWFCVDAQRGVDFGLSMLWFMLFTPCSFVCWYRPLYGAFRSDSSFRFFVFFFVYICQFGVHVLQAIGITGWGNCGWISALTGLNKSIPVGIIMILIAALFTASAVISLIMFKKVHGLYRTTGASFEKAQQEFATGVMANKTVQTAAANAASNAASNAARGAFKGDQI is encoded by the exons GATCCTTCAGTGACACAAGTAACAAGGAATGCCCCTCCAGGGTTGGAAGAATATAATCCCTTTACTGATGCACGAACG gcaCCCCCAGGCACTGCTTCCAAAGTGCCTCCATCTTCCAACACACAGCCTGCTATCATGAAGCCCACAGAAGAGCCACCACCCTAtacacagcagcagcagacacAG GACCAGGCCCGGGCTCAGGCAGAGCTGTTGAGGcgccaggaggagctggagaagaAGGCTGCTGAGCTAGACCGACGGGAGAGGGAGATGCAGTCTCTCAGCCAGCAGGGCG gaaggaAAAACAATTGGCCGCCACTTCCAGAAAAGTTCCCTGTAGGGCCCTGCTTCTACCATGATATTGCTGTAGACATACCTGTGGAGTTCCAGAAGACCGTCAAAATCATGTATTATCTGTGGATGT tCCACACAGGAACACTGTTTGTGAATATTTTTGGCTGCCTGGCCTGGTTTTGCGTGGATGCTCAGCGGGGAGTGGACTTTGGCTTGTCAATGCTGTGGTTTATGCTCTTTACTCCGTGCTCCTTTGTCTGCTGGTACAGACCCCTGTATGGGGCATTCAG gagTGACAGCTCATTCAggttctttgttttcttctttgtataTATCTGTCAATTTGGGGTACATGTGCTACAGGCAATTGGCATTACAGGATGGGGCAACTG TGGCTGGATTTCTGCACTCACTGGTCTGAACAAAAGTATTCCTGTGGGAATAATTATGATCCTTATAGCAGCCCTTTTCACAGCCTCTGCAGTGATTTCATTAATCATGTTTAAAAAG GTGCACGGCCTGTACCGAACCACGGGAGCCAGCTTCGAGAAGGCTCAGCAGGAGTTCGCGACGGGAGTCATGGCAAACAAAACGGTCCAGACGGCGGCCGCCAACGCAGCCTCCAATGCAGCCTCAAACGCGGCGCGCGGCGCTTTCAAGGGAGATCAAATCTGA